In one Pseudomonas sp. SG20056 genomic region, the following are encoded:
- a CDS encoding DMT family transporter has protein sequence MSSTRLVCMTTLALIAFAANSLLCRAALADGSIDAASFTSIRLLAGAAVLWLIVRIRAGSAVGQGNWLSALALFAYAAGFSFAYLELSTATGALLLFGAVQSTMIGYGLYRGERLRVPQLGGLLLAIGGLVGLLLPGISAPPPLASALMLGAGMAWGIYSLRGKGAGDPLQVTAGNFLRAVPIALILSAAMLGDLTLQHSAGIAYAIASGALASGLGYAVWYSALPALKATTAASVQLSVPVIAALGGVMLLAEPLSLRLLLASMAILGGIALVILTGQAKPASR, from the coding sequence ATGTCATCCACCCGCCTTGTCTGCATGACGACACTCGCGCTTATCGCCTTCGCGGCCAACTCCCTGCTCTGCAGGGCAGCACTCGCCGACGGCAGCATTGATGCCGCCAGTTTTACCAGCATTCGTCTGCTCGCCGGGGCCGCCGTGCTCTGGCTAATTGTGCGCATTCGAGCCGGCAGCGCCGTGGGCCAAGGCAACTGGTTATCGGCGCTGGCCCTGTTTGCCTACGCCGCCGGCTTTTCCTTCGCTTACCTCGAACTGTCGACGGCCACCGGCGCCCTGCTGCTGTTTGGCGCGGTGCAAAGCACCATGATCGGTTATGGCCTGTACCGTGGCGAACGCCTGCGAGTGCCCCAGCTTGGCGGCCTGTTGCTGGCCATTGGCGGGCTGGTCGGGTTGCTGCTACCGGGTATCTCTGCACCGCCGCCACTGGCTTCGGCACTGATGCTCGGTGCGGGCATGGCGTGGGGAATCTACTCGCTGCGCGGCAAAGGTGCGGGCGATCCACTGCAAGTCACCGCCGGCAACTTCCTCCGGGCGGTGCCGATTGCCCTGATCCTCAGCGCCGCCATGCTCGGCGATCTCACACTGCAACACTCCGCTGGAATCGCCTACGCCATCGCTTCGGGCGCACTGGCGTCCGGGCTCGGCTATGCCGTCTGGTACAGCGCCTTGCCGGCCTTGAAAGCCACCACGGCCGCCAGCGTGCAACTCAGCGTACCGGTGATCGCTGCGCTGGGCGGTGTGATGCTGCTCGCCGAACCGCTCAGCCTGCGTCTGCTCCTGGCCTCAATGGCCATACTCGGCGGCATCGCGCTGGTGATCCTGACTGGACAGGCTAAACCTGCCAGCCGTTAA
- a CDS encoding SDR family oxidoreductase — MKTVLITGCSSGYGLATARHFHAQGWNVLATMRVPCAQTLPESPRLRVLPLDVTQPDSIAAVLQASGSIDVLVNNAGIGLFGAFEATPMATVREVFETNTFGMLAMTQAVLPQFRVRGAGRIINVTSSATLAPMPLVAAYTASKAAVEGFTASLAHELAAFNVDVKLVQPGYGPTTRFTANSGARLQGLIPPAYAAFAQQVFAQFTQTTLLTREIDVAEAVWRAAHDTSGQLRFPAGADALMLAQV, encoded by the coding sequence ATGAAGACTGTACTCATCACGGGCTGTTCTTCCGGCTATGGCCTCGCCACGGCACGGCACTTTCATGCCCAGGGCTGGAATGTACTGGCCACCATGCGCGTGCCCTGTGCACAGACCCTGCCCGAATCACCACGGCTGCGCGTGCTGCCGCTCGACGTGACCCAGCCGGACAGTATCGCCGCTGTTTTGCAGGCGAGTGGCTCCATCGACGTGTTGGTCAACAATGCAGGTATTGGGCTTTTCGGCGCGTTTGAGGCCACCCCGATGGCGACCGTGCGCGAGGTGTTCGAGACCAACACCTTCGGCATGTTGGCCATGACTCAGGCCGTTCTGCCGCAGTTCCGTGTACGCGGTGCTGGGCGGATCATCAACGTGACTTCCAGTGCCACGCTGGCGCCGATGCCGCTCGTTGCTGCATACACCGCCAGCAAGGCGGCCGTTGAAGGATTCACCGCGTCATTGGCGCATGAGCTTGCTGCGTTTAATGTCGATGTGAAGTTGGTCCAGCCGGGTTATGGCCCGACCACGCGCTTTACCGCCAATAGTGGCGCACGTCTACAGGGGCTGATTCCACCGGCTTATGCGGCGTTCGCTCAACAGGTGTTTGCCCAATTTACACAAACGACCCTGCTGACCCGCGAGATCGACGTGGCCGAGGCCGTATGGCGCGCTGCGCATGACACCTCCGGGCAGCTACGCTTTCCGGCGGGGGCCGATGCGCTGATGCTGGCGCAGGTCTAA
- a CDS encoding AraC family transcriptional regulator, translated as MTDPLSEVITLIRPQTVVSRMISAAGSWAVRYSDFGQPSFCTVLEGRCHLVVDGQAALTLEVGDFVLLPATPGFTLSSGAHTVAEAHDPQAELGLTDEIRHGRADGPPDLRLLGGYFIFGSPDESLLSSLLPALVHVRGAERLSTLVRLLGEESSTMKPGRELLLRRLVEILLIEALRATPSNNAPPGLLRGLADERLALAIRQMHANPAAPWTVAQLASKASLSRSAFFERFSRAVGHPPMEYLLAWRMAMAKELLSQQNIPITSVAERVGYSSASTFSSAFSRYVGQPPRRYAQSSKQGAPGAPPQRSP; from the coding sequence ATGACTGATCCACTCTCAGAAGTGATCACCCTGATCCGGCCACAGACCGTGGTTTCACGGATGATCAGCGCGGCTGGCAGCTGGGCGGTGCGCTATAGCGACTTTGGCCAACCCAGCTTCTGCACCGTGCTTGAAGGTCGTTGTCACCTGGTCGTTGACGGCCAGGCAGCTCTGACACTGGAGGTAGGCGACTTCGTGCTGCTTCCCGCCACACCTGGCTTTACCCTCTCAAGCGGTGCACACACGGTAGCGGAAGCGCATGACCCGCAGGCCGAACTTGGATTAACAGACGAAATCCGACACGGCCGCGCAGACGGTCCACCTGATCTGCGCCTGCTCGGCGGCTATTTCATTTTCGGCTCGCCGGACGAGTCACTGCTCAGCTCATTGCTTCCGGCCTTGGTTCATGTGCGCGGAGCCGAGCGGCTGAGCACGCTGGTGCGTCTGCTCGGCGAAGAGTCGAGCACGATGAAACCGGGTCGCGAGCTGCTGCTCAGGCGGCTAGTGGAAATACTGCTGATTGAGGCGCTGCGCGCTACGCCATCGAATAACGCACCGCCAGGGTTACTGCGCGGGCTCGCGGATGAACGGCTGGCCCTGGCTATTCGGCAGATGCATGCCAACCCAGCGGCGCCCTGGACCGTGGCACAGCTGGCCAGCAAGGCATCGCTGTCACGTTCGGCGTTTTTTGAGCGGTTCAGCCGTGCAGTGGGGCATCCGCCGATGGAATACCTGCTGGCCTGGCGAATGGCGATGGCCAAGGAACTGCTCAGCCAGCAGAACATACCCATTACTAGCGTCGCAGAACGCGTCGGCTATAGCTCAGCAAGCACCTTCAGCAGCGCATTCAGCCGCTACGTGGGTCAACCTCCGCGCCGCTATGCACAGAGCAGCAAGCAGGGCGCTCCTGGGGCACCCCCGCAACGCTCGCCGTAA